A genomic stretch from Solanum stenotomum isolate F172 chromosome 8, ASM1918654v1, whole genome shotgun sequence includes:
- the LOC125874893 gene encoding uncharacterized protein LOC125874893 isoform X2 — MGSLNSSLKVGSLIWFCLKLLKIRKSDDKICLFEKVGIGARLENIHTYKTIGSLVIGLCRFLRVTSRRLLRYILLLQCTICNLLKKGMVGINHIKTGMLILSWSSLVVLWRNKSYCINLLNLPVHLLKNLRPLFSQEVLLSSWNTYRTIFGVH; from the exons ATGGGCTCTCTAAATTCCTCTCTCAAAGTCGGCAGTCTCATTTGGTTCTGTCTAAAGTTGCTGAAAATTCGCAAATCGGATGACAAGATATGTCTATTTGAAAAG GTAGGTATTGGTGCTCGATTAGAAAATATTCATACATACAAG ACAATAGGGTCACTGGTCATCGGCTTATGTCGTTTCTTGAGGGTGACATCCAGACGACTGTTAAGGTATATATTACTTTTGCAATGTACTATTTGCAACCTCTTGAAGAAGGGAATGGTAGGAATTAATCATATTAAGACTGGCATGCTAATTTTGTCTTGGAGCAGTCTTGTTGTACTTTGGAGAAACAAGAGTTACTGCATTAACTTGCTTAATCTGCCAGTGCACCTGCTTAAAAATTTGAGACCTTTGTTTTCGCAAGAAGTTCTACTTTCTTCGTGGAACACTTATCGCACAATTTTTG GTGTTCATTAA
- the LOC125874893 gene encoding uncharacterized protein LOC125874893 isoform X4: protein MGSLNSSLKVGSLIWFCLKLLKIRKSDDKICLFEKVGIGARLENIHTYKTIGSLVIGLCRFLRVTSRRLLSLRHCRCSLNCWFQQHIADLAMKISVYTAPS, encoded by the exons ATGGGCTCTCTAAATTCCTCTCTCAAAGTCGGCAGTCTCATTTGGTTCTGTCTAAAGTTGCTGAAAATTCGCAAATCGGATGACAAGATATGTCTATTTGAAAAG GTAGGTATTGGTGCTCGATTAGAAAATATTCATACATACAAG ACAATAGGGTCACTGGTCATCGGCTTATGTCGTTTCTTGAGGGTGACATCCAGACGACTGTTAAG TCTCCGCCATTGCAGGTGTTCATTAAATTGCTGGTTTCAACAACACATTGCTGACCTTGCAATGAAGATAAGTGTATACACTGCGCCTTCATGA
- the LOC125874893 gene encoding uncharacterized protein LOC125874893 isoform X3 translates to MGSLNSSLKVGSLIWFCLKLLKIRKSDDKICLFEKVGIGARLENIHTYKTIGSLVIGLCRFLRVTSRRLLSLVVLWRNKSYCINLLNLPVHLLKNLRPLFSQEVLLSSWNTYRTIFGKSLDQHCLNGPLGYHSC, encoded by the exons ATGGGCTCTCTAAATTCCTCTCTCAAAGTCGGCAGTCTCATTTGGTTCTGTCTAAAGTTGCTGAAAATTCGCAAATCGGATGACAAGATATGTCTATTTGAAAAG GTAGGTATTGGTGCTCGATTAGAAAATATTCATACATACAAG ACAATAGGGTCACTGGTCATCGGCTTATGTCGTTTCTTGAGGGTGACATCCAGACGACTGTTAAG TCTTGTTGTACTTTGGAGAAACAAGAGTTACTGCATTAACTTGCTTAATCTGCCAGTGCACCTGCTTAAAAATTTGAGACCTTTGTTTTCGCAAGAAGTTCTACTTTCTTCGTGGAACACTTATCGCACAATTTTTGGTAAGTCCTTGGATCAACATTGTTTAAATGGACCATTAGGATATCATTCTTGTTAG
- the LOC125874893 gene encoding uncharacterized protein LOC125874893 isoform X1 has product MGSLNSSLKVGSLIWFCLKLLKIRKSDDKICLFEKVGIGARLENIHTYKTIGSLVIGLCRFLRVTSRRLLRYILLLQCTICNLLKKGMVGINHIKTGMLILSWSSLVVLWRNKSYCINLLNLPVHLLKNLRPLFSQEVLLSSWNTYRTIFGKSLDQHCLNGPLGYHSC; this is encoded by the exons ATGGGCTCTCTAAATTCCTCTCTCAAAGTCGGCAGTCTCATTTGGTTCTGTCTAAAGTTGCTGAAAATTCGCAAATCGGATGACAAGATATGTCTATTTGAAAAG GTAGGTATTGGTGCTCGATTAGAAAATATTCATACATACAAG ACAATAGGGTCACTGGTCATCGGCTTATGTCGTTTCTTGAGGGTGACATCCAGACGACTGTTAAGGTATATATTACTTTTGCAATGTACTATTTGCAACCTCTTGAAGAAGGGAATGGTAGGAATTAATCATATTAAGACTGGCATGCTAATTTTGTCTTGGAGCAGTCTTGTTGTACTTTGGAGAAACAAGAGTTACTGCATTAACTTGCTTAATCTGCCAGTGCACCTGCTTAAAAATTTGAGACCTTTGTTTTCGCAAGAAGTTCTACTTTCTTCGTGGAACACTTATCGCACAATTTTTGGTAAGTCCTTGGATCAACATTGTTTAAATGGACCATTAGGATATCATTCTTGTTAG